A segment of the Luteolibacter sp. Y139 genome:
CCGATTATCTCCGCCAAGCCGTCGAGCTCGGCGGTTCCGATCTCCACCTCTCGGCATGGGCTCCGCCCGCCGCCCGGGTCGGGGGAAATCTCGTCCCGCTGGAGGAGTTCCTCCTCGATCCCGACACCACCCGCCGGCTGATCCTCGACTCCCTGTCGGAAGCACAGCGCGCGCAGCTCGAGGAGAATCTCGAACTCGACTATGCCATCCATCTTGAAGGCGTCGGCCGGTTCCGTGGCAATGTCCACATCGCTCGCGGTGCCCACGAGGCAGCCTTCCGCCATATCCCCCAGCACATCCCGGAACTCGGCGAACTCGGTCACCACGCCGTGGTCCACGACGTCTGCACGCTGCGCCGCGGACTGGTGCTTGTCACCGGCATCACCGGCTCGGGGAAATCCACCACGCTCGCCGCGATGGTCCGCCGGATCTCCGAGAACCGCTCCGGCGTCATCGTGACGATCGAGGATCCCATTGAATTCGTGTTTTCCCACGCAAGCTGCCTCATCAAGCAGCGCGAAGTCGGCAGTGACACGCGCGGCTTCCCGATCGCGCTCCGCCAGGCCCTGCGCCAAGACCCGGACGTGATCGTGGTCTCGGAGCTTCGGGATCTCGAAACCATCCGCATCGCCCTGACCGCGGCCGAAACCGGTCACCTCGTGCTGGCCACGCTGCACACCGTCGATGCGCCGCAATCGATCGACCGCCTCGTCGATGTCTTCCCACCGGACCAGCAGTCACAGGTCGTCACCCAGCTCGCCGGGACGTTGGAGGCGATCGTCTCCCAGCGCCTGATCCAGCGCGCCGATGGCCAGGGCCGCGTCCTCGCCTCGGAAGTGCTGCGTGCCAGCCACGGCATCCGCGCCTGCATCCGGGAACGGAAGCTCGAGCAGCTCGTCGGCCTGATGGAAATCGGCTTCAAGGACGGCAACCGCACCATCGACCAATCGATCGGCGGACTTCTCGACAGCGGCTACATCACTCGCGAGGAAGCGCTGTTCCATTGCCGCGAGAAGCGGACCTTCGAAGCTCCGCCGCCTGAGCCCGCGGAAGCGAAGAAACCCAAATCGATCTGGACCTGATGGACCCGCGCGTTGCCGCCATCCTGAAGTGGGCGCTGTACGGCGTGCTCGCCCTCATGACCTTCGTTTTCTTCTCGCGGTATCACAAGCGCGAGAAGCTCAAGGACGGGATCATCTCCGACATGCGCGGCTTGGTTTCAGAAGCATCCTTCTACCGCGCCCTCACCGAAAAGGACGCCCGCACCACCTACCTCCGCTGCATTGCCCTCTTGGACGATGCGAAGCACCTGGACATGGACTCGACCGAGGTCTTCAACCGCGTCTTCGAAAAGAAGGACAAGGGCAAGACCTTGGCCGGGAACGAGTTCGATGACTACCCGACCCGCGAGAAGCTGGCCCGAGAAACCCTGACCCGCGCCTATCAATACGCCGGCCAGCTTGACCTGCTCGGCCCTGAGCAAGTCGCCGGCCTCCGGCTGGGTGAGCTGCCGAGCACACCGATCCGCACCGCCATCATCTGCGTGATCGATCCGTCCATCTCGCCCGGCCTTGAGAAGGTGGTCCCCAATTTCGAATTGCGTCCCTTCGACAACAAGAACGCCACCCCCACCGACACCGACATCGCCGCTGCTCGCAATCTCGCGTCTGACCTGGCCGGCGCCCAGATCATCGATCGCGATACCGAGAACAAGATCCACCGCTACTTCCGTCCGAAGGACAAGGAGCCGGCGAAGTAAGCATCACCTCCTCCGGCGGCGCGACATCGCCAGCAGGCCAACGGCCGCCAGCAGCGCACCGGAAGGCTCTGGCACCGCCGCGAGGTCCACGATCTGGATCCCGTTGATCACCGCGAAGCGTGAGTTCAGGCCATCGAGATCGCTCGTGGCATTCACGCCGGTCACCACATTGGCGTAGCTGAAATTGATTTGTCCGGAGGCATTCGGCAGCGCCGTGAATCTCACGTACTCGATCCCTTCGACCAGCAGCCCGTCACCGCCGATCACGCCGTCCCACGAGGTTTGCTTCGACACACCATTGATGGTGATCAGGGCGTTTTGGCCATCGGAGTATTCGCCGAGGAAATTGTCACCCTGGGCATACAGGTAGATGTCGTAGGTCTTCAGCGGATTCAGCCCGGTGATCGAGCCGTTCTTGGACAGCACCTGCGTATTGGTGGTCGCTGCCAGGTAAACGTAGTCCGACATCAGGTCCTGATATCCCAGGCCCGCGCCGCCATTCTCCTGCTGACCGGGTACGCTCAGGTAGCCGCCATTGATCCCCAGGCTGATCCCAACGCCCGTCGACTGGCCGGACGAATCGACCAGGCTGGACTTGGAAATCGTGCCCGTGCCACTGCCATACAAACTATTCCAAATCGCCGCATTGCCCGAGGGATCGGGTGCCGCGGCGAGACCCAGATAGACCGGGGACGTCTCGTCCTTATCGAAATCGATGTTGATGACTTGGGCCGCAAGCGGCCCCGCGAACGCTACAAGGAGCGCCGTGAGAGCAGGGGTGATTCTCATGGCCGGTGGAGGGGTGAACAGGCAGGGAACAGCAGATCTCTAGCCATTTCAGGCCGTTAGGTCAATCCCCCCTTTCATTTCAGGTTTCTAAACCTTCCCCATTTCTCTGTGGGAGCTGCCGCCAAAGGAGTTTCTCGCGAGGCGCGTTTCAGGGACTCAAATGGTGATAGCCGCCGCCCAGGCGTCATTGAGACGCTTCAGCTCCTTCTGCCCGGCCTTTCCGAGCGAACGGAACTCACGGACCTGGAGATCGTGGAGGCCCTTGAAAACGGCATCCGGCTGGACCTTTCCATCCTTCGCCTTCGTGACCGCGATCTCCGTGGGAATACCCTGCTGCAGCCGGGCGAACCACTCGGCGCGGTCCTTTGCGTCCGGCAAGCCACCTGCCACGGCGGAAAGCTCGCCAAGCCAATCGGGCGCCGCCTTGCCACGCCGCTTCGGGTCCAGCTTGAGCAAATCAACCAGTCGCTTCTCTAGCCGCTGCTGCGCGGCGCGCGGCCCATCCACCGCCACCTCGAACTTGAGCTCCAGCTCACGAATCGCCGCGCCATACGGCATCTTCAGCGACTCGCGACGCGCGATCTCTTGCTTCAGCAAACCATAGGCGGCGGTCCGGCGTGACTTGTCCTCCAGCACGGGCGCATAGGCAGCCTCGGCGATCAGCGGGCCTACGACATTCGCAATGAGCGTCGACTCCCTCTTGGGATCAGCTCCACCTTTGACGGGTTTCACGTCGTTGAAATCCGTGTCTGCCGACAGATCGGCATGCTCCTCCGCTGCTTTCGAGGGATCAAGCAGCAGCGTGTCAAAGCGCGAGAGCAGGGCATTGGTCGCCTTCAGGTCACCGCGCGACCAATCCGCAAGTTGATACCATGCCTCCAGTAGATACGGATTCAACGCTGTCGCCTCCTCCACCAACTGCAACGCCGCGGACGGGTCCTTCACATGCAAGCGCCGCGCGGAGAAAAGAGCGATGCGCGCGTCCTGCCAGCGTCCAACGCCCATATTCATCGCCAGATTGAGCGCCACATGCCACTCGACTCCGACCTTCACGCCAGACTCCTCATTGCCACTAACCCGCTGACCCTGTGGCGCAGGCAAGAACCACTGCGAGGTCGAATGATCTGGGCTGGTAATGCTTTGCTCCAACTTCGCAAACCACAGGCCCGCGGAATCGCGGTTGTAGGAAAGCATGGCTCGATGCCCCGGCTGATACATGCCCACCGCCGGCTTGCCGAGCGCCGCGCAGGAGAATTGGCCCAGCGTCGAAAGCCGGCCACAGACACCACCATCCTCCGCAATGCGCGGAATCGAGTTCGGATGGAACGGACTGACCTTCCAACGTACCGCAGGCACCCGGTCATAGTCCCACGAGTAGCGGGCATAAGTCTTCCAACGCGAGCCATCGGCATACGGAGTCTCCCCACGGAAGTGATCCCACAGGTAGTCAGCCTCGCTCCGCGGCAAGGTCTGCCGCAAAGGTGCCAGCAGCGGCCACGGCGCTTGATCGATCAGATAAAGCGGCCACTGCGGCCCGCTGTTGAACGATTCAAGCTTCGTCTCGTAGCGCTCGATCAACAGCTTCAATGAATCCGCGAGAGCCATGTTCTCGCGCCGAGGATAGGTGCCGGTCGCATGCGCCAGCTCTTCCCAGAATGCCGCCGCCTCACGCTTGTCCGGTGCAGCAACCTTCGCGGCCTTGAAAAGCTCGTCCCCCATCTCCCGGGCCTGAAGCACCGAAAGCCCGGCCGTTTTCAAATGAGCGGCCACCGCTGCCACCCGCACGTCCGGAGACTTGGGAACGGCCGACTCGGATTCAGGAGCACCCAACGACGCGGCGAGAATCAGCGAGGCATAGCGTTCCGAACGTTCAGTCCCGAGTTCGCGGCGCAACGCATCAAGCTGCGCCACATGATACGCCGGAACCGGATCGGAACTGGTCAGCAAACCGCTCAGGATCGCCGGATGGCCATCGAGCCAGGTCATCAACTCTGGCGAAGCGGCTTCCGAAATTTTCGCCCGGGCCTCGGACAAGTACGACTCCCGCAGTACCGGCGAGAAAACCGGAGTTTCCGCGGTAGCGGTGGAAACAAGTGCGAATGGAATGATCCAGCGGTGCATGATTGATCAGGGTTGGCGTTCGGCAAAGATGACTCCGTTTGAATCGGAGCCGCCGTCGCTGCGGATTTCGGCTTCAAGTTCGAGCCCCTCGGCCTGCGTGACATTGGGAAACTCCAGCACCCAGACGTTGTCGGTATGCTGATGCCCGGTGCGGCCTTCATGGGCATCGGTCGAAACGACCTGCCCCTTGTGCAGCAGCTTCACCTGCCTCACGTCGCAGCGGTTGTAGCCGGTGACGTAGCGGAAGGTCACCCGGAACTTCCCGCCTTCGGAAAGCTTGCCCTCCAGTGGCCATTTCTTCTTTTGCCACGAGGTGGACAGCACTCCGCTGGTCCAGTCACCGAGGAAATAGGAATCATCGGGCAAGCTCGTCTGGCGCAGCGGTGAGACCGACCGCTCGACGAGAGCGTCATACTTGCGGATGATTTCCGCACTCAACGCGAGCGGATCACCTTCCGGATCCGGAGTGAAATTCCCCTCGCACGTATCAGCCCAATTCCACTCCCACGCGGCGAGTTCCTTGAAGAACGGATGATCGTCCAGTCCAGGGCGGCCATAGACCTTGAGCAGCTTTGAATCATCGATCCGCTCGCCCACCGGCTTCGCAAGCTCACTACTGAGGAAGGCGAGATACTTCTCCCATCGCCCGAGGTAAAAGCTTCCTAACAGCCCGTTCCACTGGCGGTTCGAGTAGTCGAAGTTCACCTGCACCTGCGTGTTCGGCCCCCACAGCGTGACGAGCATCCGGGCCGAGCGTTCCAGCAAGCGCTTCTCGGCCTCGTTCTTCCCCCAGCGACGGGCATCTGCCAGCCAGGCACCGAGCCGGAACTCCCGGCGTGCGCCAAGCAAGCGATCCAGATCCCGGCCAAGCTCCAGGAAACTCGCGGCAACCTTCCTGAACTCCTCGACCTTCCCTTGCGAATAGGCATCACGCAATTCGCGGTGAAGCATCACGCCAAGGTCCGCCAAAGCCTGACGCCCCCAATCGATCAGATCGTAACGGTAAGTATCAAGCTTGCCGAGCCGGCCGGAATCTTGCGCGAGCAGCTTCCACGCCGCCCACAACTTCGGCAGCGCATAGCTCCGCGAGAACGAACCCGCCGACGGAGAACTCGACTTCCCGTTCAGCGTCGGACGCATGCAGAAAGGCGTCTCTCCCGATTGATAGGACGCACCGCTACGGGCATCGTACACATGATCCAACGTCGAGACCCACGCATCAATCGCCGGCCCCTCCTCCACTCCAAAACGCGACTGCGCCCAAGTCCTCAACCACCCCGCCGGATCTTGTACCGCACCCGGCACGCGGAAGGCCCCTTCCAGTGCCGCCATGTAGATCGGCGAGTTCGAGTGGCTGCCTTCACAGAAGACACCGAGCCCCTGGCAATTCTTGAAATCCTCGCGCGTTGCGTGGCGGTCGAAGTCCAGCGACTTGGACAAATTCCCGCCAAGATAAACACGCCCGCCGAAGTTGTGGATCACCCCGGACACGTAGGGATAGCCCCAATAATCCTTGCGGCGGCCATCCAGATCTAACAACAGCAGCCGGTCCTGCGGGATCGCCTTCACGATCGGCTCGTAAAGCGTCCACGTCTGCATCGCGATCTTCGCCTGGGGATCGGCCTTGGTCAGCGCGCCGATCAATGTCTTTCCCACCGAGTCGAGGTAAGCCGGATCATTCGTCGGCGGCTTGCTCTCATGGAAGACATCGCACGCATAACAATGCGCCTCACCGAAAAGCCGACGGTTCTCCTCGACGAAAATCCCGCTGATCTCCGCAAACAAGGGGTCCGAAGGATCAAGCTGCGCCGTGCCCGGAAAACCGAACCACGAGCGCTTGAGAAAGATCTTCGCATCCGGCTTCAGTTCCTTTAGTGCCACCGGCACATAACCCGTGAATCCGGGCACAATCGGCGTCATGCCCAGCTCACGCATCCGCGCGAAGATCTTCCGGCCGAGATCGAGATGGCTTTCCAGCCACGACTCCGGCATCGGGCCAGCCCAGCTCTCGATATTCGCCATGAACTGCCACGGCAGGAAATTCGGCCCGCACAGGAACGAACGCACCGCCAGGTCACTCATCCCGAGCCGCGTCATCGCCGCGCGCCAGACGCACTCGTGGCCTACCATCGCCAGTGGCATGTTCACCCCCTGCAGCGCCAGGAAATCGAGTTCGCGTTCCCACTGCGACCAATCCCACCACGCCATCGTGTAGCCGTAGGTGCAGAAATTGTACGCCACCCGATGCGGCAGTGATGCCTTCGCCGAACGCGGCTTGTCCGGCAAAGGAAGCTTGGCAGGAAGATCGAGGTATTCGCCCGTCCACGAGAGCTGCCGCTTCGCCTCATGGCGCAGCCAGTCATTCAATGCCGCGGCAATGGCCACCGGCGAGGTGCCTCTCAAAACCAGCGTGTCGCCATCGCGATCGAGCGTCCACGCATCGACCTCACCTTCGATTTTCTCGCAGCGCACAGCCACCTCTCCCAACAACCGGCGCACCAAAGCCTCAGCCGCCGGAAACTGCTTTCCTTCAATGGCGTGGACAGAGAACGGGACAAAAGCAGCGGAGCCAAGAAGCAGACGATGGAACTGGCGGCGATTCACGTGACAGGAAACAGATCGAAAGATGACGATTATTCACTAAAATTTGTCCGGTGACCTCCCGGAAACCCGCTCCGGGAAGTCACCGGAACCCGCGGCCTTGTGGCCGGGGACCTCGTAGTACCCGGGGAACTTGTCAGGGAACGGTCACTTTGAGACGGGCGAAGACCTTCGGATTGCCGGCCGGTAGCGTGAACTCGATCGACGTGCCCAGATCGGCAACGCCAACCACCGCATTCGTCCAGCCTCCGGGCTGTCCTTCCGCCGCGAGATTGCTCGAGGTCTGCACCGCCCAGGATGCCAGCGCCAGCGCATCCTTCGGCCACGTGACCTTGCCGTTCACCACCTGCGGATTCGGCGTGAAGGTCGAGCCGGTCTGACCCATCAGGTACTCGACCGCATTCGCCACTCCATCCTTGTCGTAGTCTCCATCCGCACCCTCGCCCCCGGCGTTGATCGCGGACCACGTGGTGAACGTGTTGGCTGCTGGCACCGTCAGCGTCACCGCCTTGCCCGCATAGGCCGGATCGTTGTAATCGACCACGAAGAGCTGGCTGCCCACCGCAAGCATCCCCCCATCAGCGAGCCCGGTGAAGGTACCGGTGAGGCTGCCAGCCGAGTAATCGAGCAGCACGAACTTCTGGCCCACGGTGAATGCCACCGGTGCGCCATTGTCATCCACCAGGGAAAGCACCGCATTCGCACCCAGCGTCACGGCACCGGAAACGGTGAGCTTCCCACAGGTGGAAGCCGAGCTGTCATAGTGAAGCTTGAAGGCGCTGCCACCATCGAAGCTCGCCTGCTGCGGCGCACCGATTGCCAGCGCGGCCGTGGACGTCGCCGGCACGTCGAGCGTGGTTCCCGTCACGGTCAGGTTGCTTCCGGAAGTGTTGCGGAAGGTGGCGCCGTTTTGCAGATGGATGAGCGCGTTCGTGGCGACCTGGCCGGTGACCGTGGTGGCTTCGAGGATGCCAGCCTCTTCGAGGTTCACATTGGCAGTACCCATCGCACCGCCGCTGTCCTGCACCAGCGTCAGCGTGCCGGTCTTGATCGTGCCACCGTAGGTCGTGAGCGTGCCATTGGCGGTCTTGTTGTTGGGAGCTCCCGCAATCGCGAGCTGGATCGCCGTGGCATCCAGCGTGCCGCCAGTGAAGGCAAACGTGCCGCTGGTCGCATTGTTGAAGTTGCCCGCGCCCGTGTCGTGGCGACCGATGACCAGTGTGCCAAGGAGCGCATCAAGCGTGCTACCTTCACCGGTGACATCGACCGTCGCGCTGCCGCCCGCATAGTCCGAGCCCGTCTTGTAGCCCACGGTCATGTTCGCGCGGGTCGAGCCGCCGGCGGCGCCGCGAATCGCCAGTGAAGCGCCAACGCCCCCGGAGCCTAACAGCGAGCAGCTGCCGCTCTGCGCTTGGTTCGTGCCAATCGCGATGGTGTCCGCATGGATGACGTTCGCCTGGCCCAGCGTCACCGAAGCATTCGACGAGACACCGGATCCACCGGGGCCACCATTTCCGATCCCGAACGTTGCGGCGGTGATGGTGTTGTTCTGAACCGCGGCATTGACGGAAGCGCTGCCGCCGCTGGCCGTGGTCACCGCATTGAAGCTGCCGATCGGATTGTTGAAGACGAAGGAGTCGATCGCGAGATTGAGCCCACCTTGGTTGATCAGGAGATTGGCACTGCCTTGGACAGTGAGAGTCTTGCCCGGTTGGGCATAGACGTTCGCACCGCCTGACGGAGCTTTCGTGAACGATGGCACGGTCAGGTTCAGATTCGTGAAGTCGAGCGAGCCATTGCTGAGAACAATCCCAGTGCCGGCCGGAATCGACGAACCCGTGGAATCCAGGACCAGCGTGCCACCCCCGCTCACACCGGTGGTGCCTGCATAGGTGTTCGCACCGGTCAGCCGGAGGGTGCCCGAGCCATTGTGGGTGACCGAACCGGAGCCGGAGATCACGTTCGCGAAATTGATATCATCGAAGCGGCTGATGGCCAGGGTGCCATGGTCCACCACCGGCCCCAGGAGCGAGCCGGTAACATCATTCGCTCCGACTTGAAGCGTGCCCGCGGCAATGGTGGTGGTGCCGGTGTAGCCAGCGTCTCCCGCGAGGATAACCGTGCCGGGGCCGTTCTGGATCAGCGCACCGCTGCCGGTGATCGGAGGCGTCACCGTGAAGGTTCCGCTGCGATTGAAGGTGATCGTGCCATTGTTGGTGACCGCCGTGGTGTCACCGAGCGAACCCGCCGCTCCGCCATTACCCACTTGCAAAGTCCTCCCGGCATTCACCGTCGTCGCGCCCGTGTAGCTGTTGTCCGCGGTGAGAACGACGGTGCCGGCGCCGAGTTGGGAAAGCGAACCCATGCCCGAGATCGCGTTGGCGATCGTGACCGCATCGGAGCGGTTGAAGGCGAGCGTGCCGTCGTTGATCACCGCCCCCGTGCCGAGGCTGCCAGCAGTACCACCCGAACCAACCTGCACCGTGCCCGCATTGATCACGGTCTCGCCGGTGTAGTTGTTGTTCGTGGCAAGCGTCAGCGTCCCGGTGCCGGATTTGACGAGGTTGGTCACCCCGCTGATCGCACCGCTGCCACTGAGCGAATAGCTTTTCGTGGAGTGATCGAAGGTCACCGACCCCGGCGTGACCATGTCGTTCAGCACCACACTGGTGGTGCCCGTCGCGCCATCGGTGAAGCTGACGTGGTCGAACTGGAAGAATTTGTCGGGGCTGCCGCCGTTGGTCCAGTTGCTGGAGGTATTGACGTCCCACGTGCCACCGGGTGATCCCTTCCACGCCAGCGAGCCCGCGGTGCCGGAGAAAGTAACGGTGATCGCCGAATTACTACCACTGCCGTAGTTCACTGCTGGATTGAGACGGCTGCCACCCAGGCCGCCGACGGTCACCGGAGGACTGCCGGTCAAGGTGCCTTGGTAGGTCACCACCGTATAGGGCGTGCCCAGATCAGGCGGCGAACTCACCTGCACCGCGATGCCACCGGCGGTCCGCGTGTAGTTGCCCGCGATGGTGGGAGCGGTTCCCAAGGCAAGCTGCAGCGAGCCGCCATTTTGAGTCAGCGAGGCCAGCGTCCCGCTCCCGATTCCCAGCCCGCCATTGTTCAAGGTAATCGGCACCGCGGCATTGATCGCACCCGTGAGCTGAAGATCGGCAGCACCACCCTTGGTGAAGGCCAGACCATTTCCCGCAGAGAAGGTCAGGGAACCGGCATACGTTCCGTTGGTGGTCTGGTTGACCGTGAGGGCGGAGGAAGGTCCCTCGCCGGTGATGCTTCCGCCGGTGCCGCTGAGCGACCCGACACTGCTGGCTCCCGTGCCCAGGGCGACGGCTCCTCCATTGACGGTAAGGAAAGCAGCCGGATTCACCCATCCGCCCGCGTTCTGCAACTGCAGGTTGGAGGTCGCGGTTGCGAGCGTGATTCCGCCGGTGGCATCGATCGAGCCAGCTGAAGCGACCCGCAGTTGCGACCTCGTGTTCAGCGTCACGCTGCCACTGCCCAGCGCATTGGTGGCCGCAGCCTCCAAGAACAAACGGCGGGCATTGTCCGTGGTATTCGTCCCCTCCACCGTCCAGTTTCCGCTAAGGGTGTTCGCGGCGTTGCTGACGGACAAGGTCCGCCGCTCACCGGTCTGGCCTTGGAGCACGCCCTTCAGGTCAATATTCGCCGAGCCCGACAGCACGCCCTGCAAGTTCAGCCGGTTCGTATAGGCCGAGGTATTGTCGGACTGGATCGTGAAGTTCACGCTTCCCGAGGCACCGACATCGATGGCGCTCGGAACATTCCGGACCACGTTGCCCAGCGAAGTACTGTAGCTCTGCAAGGTGCCCCCAGCCCCCAGGCTCAGCGGCTTCGGATTGATCGTCACCGTGGTATTCCCTCCGCTGGCAGTATGGCGCAGCCTCAGGATCCCCCCTCCCTGCAGGGACAGCGAGTCCCCGGCGAAGGTGGTCGTGGAATTATTGGCTCCCACCGGCGAATCCACCGTGAAGCCTGAGGTGACCTGATAGGTTTTGCCCGCTGCGGGAGCGGTGCTGTCCGACCAAACGGTGGCCGTCGTCCAATCGCCGCTGGCGACCGATGCCACCTGCGCATGCAAGGTCGGACTGAGCAGAACACACGCGGGTGCAAGAAACACAGAGATCTTCATGGGAGCTTTTTTGGTTCGAGGTCATGCCCCGAAAACCGGCAGCAACCGGTCTCCAACGAGGCATTTGCCGCAGGATGTCAGACAAATTTTGATCCTGAAGGACATCAGCACTCGAAAATCTGCCAATTTCATCTTTGCAGACTCCGGATCGCGATGTAGCCGGTCAGCCCATGGCAAGGATCGAGCGCAAGACGGCCGCGGAGATGGCGGCGGACGCGATCAAGACGGAAATCGCCATCGGGCGCTGGAGCGGACGCCTTCCCGGCTCCCGCGTGCTGGCTGCGGAAACCGGTGTGAGCCAGCCCACCGTCACGGCCGCCCTCGCCCTGCTGGTGGAGCAGGGATGGCTGGAGCATCCGGGGGATCGGAAAGCTTTCCGTATCCGTCATGACCCCCGGCGCGTCGCCGAAATGAAGCCTCACCGAGACCGGCGGCTGATCTTCGTGACTCACGAGGAACTGGGCGACCTGCCGGATACCACCCGCAAGGTGATCGACGCCACTCGCCGCCGGGTCGCAGAGCTGGGCTGGAGCGTGGAATTCCGCACCATCGATTTCGTCCATGCGAAAACCCCTCGCCGCTCTTGGGATGACCTGCTGCCGGTCGACACCGAGACTTCCATGATCGCCGTCTTCGGTCGGCCGGTGATTGCCGAATGGGCCGAACGGCGAAGTGCACGGATGCTATTCCTCGGAGGCATCACACAGGGGCACTCGATCCCGGCCATCGGCCTCAAGTCATCGATGATGGTGGACGAGGCCATGGAGCGGCTGATCGCGCTCGGACATCGGCAAATCGTACTGCCACTCTGCCAGCGTCCGCCGACCTTCGCCGCCTCGATCAAGGACGTGGTGAGTAAGCGCTTGGAAGCCGCAGGCGTGATCTACGTGGCCTCCTATCACACGCCGGAAAGCGAATACATGACCCCGGAGGTCACATGGCGAATGATGGAAACGGCATTCGCCCGCACCGCCCCGACCGCACTCGTATTCCTCGATTGGAAGGAACTCGTCACCGCCAGCTGTCTGCTGTCGAAACTCGGCGTCCGCATTCCGGAAGACCTGTCGGTCATCCTCTTGAATGAACAAATGGAGGCCGACTGGTTTGTCCCAAAGCTCGCTTGCTTCCGCTTTCCGATCAAACGGCTGGCATCCGCTCTAACAACCTGGGTGGAAGGAAAACCGCTCACTCCCGACCAGCGCCAGCCTCGAGCGGACTTCGAGTCGGGAGAATCCCTGGCACCGCCGTCAGCCCGCGCTTAAGCCACCGACGCCTTCACCAACGCCGCCTTCGCAGCAGGGATAGGCAGGTCTTCCGGTTGCAAGTCGAGACCACGCGTCGGCGCGGCCTTCTCGATCTCATCCATGATATCGAGCTCCGGACGGAAATCAGCGGCGTGATACGAGCTGCGCACCAGTGGACCACTCGC
Coding sequences within it:
- a CDS encoding type IV pilus twitching motility protein PilT — protein: MSQVREITDYLRQAVELGGSDLHLSAWAPPAARVGGNLVPLEEFLLDPDTTRRLILDSLSEAQRAQLEENLELDYAIHLEGVGRFRGNVHIARGAHEAAFRHIPQHIPELGELGHHAVVHDVCTLRRGLVLVTGITGSGKSTTLAAMVRRISENRSGVIVTIEDPIEFVFSHASCLIKQREVGSDTRGFPIALRQALRQDPDVIVVSELRDLETIRIALTAAETGHLVLATLHTVDAPQSIDRLVDVFPPDQQSQVVTQLAGTLEAIVSQRLIQRADGQGRVLASEVLRASHGIRACIRERKLEQLVGLMEIGFKDGNRTIDQSIGGLLDSGYITREEALFHCREKRTFEAPPPEPAEAKKPKSIWT
- a CDS encoding alpha-N-acetylglucosaminidase, giving the protein MNRRQFHRLLLGSAAFVPFSVHAIEGKQFPAAEALVRRLLGEVAVRCEKIEGEVDAWTLDRDGDTLVLRGTSPVAIAAALNDWLRHEAKRQLSWTGEYLDLPAKLPLPDKPRSAKASLPHRVAYNFCTYGYTMAWWDWSQWERELDFLALQGVNMPLAMVGHECVWRAAMTRLGMSDLAVRSFLCGPNFLPWQFMANIESWAGPMPESWLESHLDLGRKIFARMRELGMTPIVPGFTGYVPVALKELKPDAKIFLKRSWFGFPGTAQLDPSDPLFAEISGIFVEENRRLFGEAHCYACDVFHESKPPTNDPAYLDSVGKTLIGALTKADPQAKIAMQTWTLYEPIVKAIPQDRLLLLDLDGRRKDYWGYPYVSGVIHNFGGRVYLGGNLSKSLDFDRHATREDFKNCQGLGVFCEGSHSNSPIYMAALEGAFRVPGAVQDPAGWLRTWAQSRFGVEEGPAIDAWVSTLDHVYDARSGASYQSGETPFCMRPTLNGKSSSPSAGSFSRSYALPKLWAAWKLLAQDSGRLGKLDTYRYDLIDWGRQALADLGVMLHRELRDAYSQGKVEEFRKVAASFLELGRDLDRLLGARREFRLGAWLADARRWGKNEAEKRLLERSARMLVTLWGPNTQVQVNFDYSNRQWNGLLGSFYLGRWEKYLAFLSSELAKPVGERIDDSKLLKVYGRPGLDDHPFFKELAAWEWNWADTCEGNFTPDPEGDPLALSAEIIRKYDALVERSVSPLRQTSLPDDSYFLGDWTSGVLSTSWQKKKWPLEGKLSEGGKFRVTFRYVTGYNRCDVRQVKLLHKGQVVSTDAHEGRTGHQHTDNVWVLEFPNVTQAEGLELEAEIRSDGGSDSNGVIFAERQP
- a CDS encoding beta strand repeat-containing protein; the encoded protein is MKISVFLAPACVLLSPTLHAQVASVASGDWTTATVWSDSTAPAAGKTYQVTSGFTVDSPVGANNSTTTFAGDSLSLQGGGILRLRHTASGGNTTVTINPKPLSLGAGGTLQSYSTSLGNVVRNVPSAIDVGASGSVNFTIQSDNTSAYTNRLNLQGVLSGSANIDLKGVLQGQTGERRTLSVSNAANTLSGNWTVEGTNTTDNARRLFLEAAATNALGSGSVTLNTRSQLRVASAGSIDATGGITLATATSNLQLQNAGGWVNPAAFLTVNGGAVALGTGASSVGSLSGTGGSITGEGPSSALTVNQTTNGTYAGSLTFSAGNGLAFTKGGAADLQLTGAINAAVPITLNNGGLGIGSGTLASLTQNGGSLQLALGTAPTIAGNYTRTAGGIAVQVSSPPDLGTPYTVVTYQGTLTGSPPVTVGGLGGSRLNPAVNYGSGSNSAITVTFSGTAGSLAWKGSPGGTWDVNTSSNWTNGGSPDKFFQFDHVSFTDGATGTTSVVLNDMVTPGSVTFDHSTKSYSLSGSGAISGVTNLVKSGTGTLTLATNNNYTGETVINAGTVQVGSGGTAGSLGTGAVINDGTLAFNRSDAVTIANAISGMGSLSQLGAGTVVLTADNSYTGATTVNAGRTLQVGNGGAAGSLGDTTAVTNNGTITFNRSGTFTVTPPITGSGALIQNGPGTVILAGDAGYTGTTTIAAGTLQVGANDVTGSLLGPVVDHGTLAISRFDDINFANVISGSGSVTHNGSGTLRLTGANTYAGTTGVSGGGTLVLDSTGSSIPAGTGIVLSNGSLDFTNLNLTVPSFTKAPSGGANVYAQPGKTLTVQGSANLLINQGGLNLAIDSFVFNNPIGSFNAVTTASGGSASVNAAVQNNTITAATFGIGNGGPGGSGVSSNASVTLGQANVIHADTIAIGTNQAQSGSCSLLGSGGVGASLAIRGAAGGSTRANMTVGYKTGSDYAGGSATVDVTGEGSTLDALLGTLVIGRHDTGAGNFNNATSGTFAFTGGTLDATAIQLAIAGAPNNKTANGTLTTYGGTIKTGTLTLVQDSGGAMGTANVNLEEAGILEATTVTGQVATNALIHLQNGATFRNTSGSNLTVTGTTLDVPATSTAALAIGAPQQASFDGGSAFKLHYDSSASTCGKLTVSGAVTLGANAVLSLVDDNGAPVAFTVGQKFVLLDYSAGSLTGTFTGLADGGMLAVGSQLFVVDYNDPAYAGKAVTLTVPAANTFTTWSAINAGGEGADGDYDKDGVANAVEYLMGQTGSTFTPNPQVVNGKVTWPKDALALASWAVQTSSNLAAEGQPGGWTNAVVGVADLGTSIEFTLPAGNPKVFARLKVTVP
- a CDS encoding substrate-binding domain-containing protein — its product is MARIERKTAAEMAADAIKTEIAIGRWSGRLPGSRVLAAETGVSQPTVTAALALLVEQGWLEHPGDRKAFRIRHDPRRVAEMKPHRDRRLIFVTHEELGDLPDTTRKVIDATRRRVAELGWSVEFRTIDFVHAKTPRRSWDDLLPVDTETSMIAVFGRPVIAEWAERRSARMLFLGGITQGHSIPAIGLKSSMMVDEAMERLIALGHRQIVLPLCQRPPTFAASIKDVVSKRLEAAGVIYVASYHTPESEYMTPEVTWRMMETAFARTAPTALVFLDWKELVTASCLLSKLGVRIPEDLSVILLNEQMEADWFVPKLACFRFPIKRLASALTTWVEGKPLTPDQRQPRADFESGESLAPPSARA